The DNA segment catatgaatatacatatgtatatgtggagtAAAGACGGCGGGTCGTTTCAAAATCCAGAATAtcagttatatgggggctaaggcaAGTTATTTTTGCTCGATTTTATACTCtttactgttatgagtaaaacgaGCTCTCACAATTTCACATTAGTCAATatatggtataaagtcaacaAGTTGTTCAAATTTCCCtatgttaggtatatgggggctaagggaataTCTAAACTTTCGCTCAAGTTACATCTTGCGAACAGACAGTTACTCGGAATTCaactattatattctgtagcaacatttTGTAAGAGTGTAAAAGTATAAGCGTCAAATGAAGTATATGTGAACCAACGAACTGAGCCTACATTATTCTGCTTCCTAAAAATTATGCttattaactattttataaacaaaaaataaaaattatacttaaTTATCTGTAAGGTATTTACGTTTTTTAGAATCTCAACCCATTATAttgcaaataaagaagaattcGGAATATCTTTGGCAATTATTGGAATCAAGTACCTTTAGAATACATACGCATGTATTTTACATGTTAAATTACTACTTCCCGATAGCTACGAATGCTCTTCGATGATGTTACTGCCTTCGGGGCGATCAAACAGTGATAGAACAACATCTCCTCAATTGGCAGTCAAAAGCacaaataaattggaaaatgtACAAACAGCGGCttcaataatatcaaaaaataatggACCTGTGTCCACAGTGGGCACTAATTCTCTATCACCTGGTAATCAGAGTGAAAACGGAATCTGTTGTATCGCTCATTCCTTCCTTACCTCAAAATTTCCAGCTTTGATTGGCACTACGACAGAAGACTATGCTGTATTGAGTAATAAAGAAAGTTGGAAAGAAATTGGTCAACAGTTACAAGCGCTACAGGAAACTCTGAAGGATGAGTGGACTGTTCATATGGGTAAAGAGGGCCGGCTATATTATTGCAAGTAAGTAAGGATGTGTGGTGTGCAGCTTaataatctacatatatatgtatataaaagaaagttgttgttagttacaccatttataactgaagaacggctaaaccgatttggctgaaaattggtggagaggtagcttagaaccagggtaaggacataggataccttttatctttttatgtcaaagtttaatacaattcataaataaaaaaaatatattttaaattatttaaaatcataagcatttgttcaaaattaatgtttgtaggaatcatttgaatatacgcGTACCATTTttaacagattcttcctcaaaaataatacaattgctaaatatttggaatagaagaaaagaactaaaaccaaatacgcagtgaaatagattataactggctcagtattcagtcgttgagtatgtattataccacgtgcatcccaaaagactgatgtcataacctttccagccgcctttttcgtttttccacgcctgagaaccggttcatcatgcgcagtccactagaatgactgtcgattggactccagtgggaagTGATGGAGCTATATTTCTATCACTGAAgaaaaatttcggctttattccgattagagagcccttaaacacttctcagaatcagttattcgttgtttttgttggattatgaacttgcgaggcacctatTTTGCTCATTTCGCCCGTTTCCAGCTTATCAattatcttttcaacggtggatttccgagtccaaattcaacagtattttccccaaaaaagcaatgcttattaacacacgaaatgctttgttatccatttttttgtcaACTAACACAAGCTGCTTCACAagaatgctatatctcattaactaatagttataatccaactaatagaaatcatatagatggtagtagtagtattatctatgtatcagccacagtgaagtgTGGACGAGTCCTctagtattatatattatataaatgaattaTGATAGTTagcataatattaaatatacaaacatatgcactCGTTTTTAGAAGTAATGCATTAAATGATAGTGGACATATTATGAAAAGCAATTCACGAGAACATATCAGATGCAAGTTACCAAGATGCAGATGCAAGAATTTTAAGGctaatagttttaaaatatacgACTTACTACATCCAGACTGCATTCATTTCATCAACAGACacgtatttttcataaatataccTAAGGACCATATCTGGTTGTAGGAGGTAAAAAGGGAAGTTATCCTAAACTTGTTCATTAATTTGCAATTAATCATAGATGTTGTACCACTGCCACTAATAGTATATGCAAATTATTATTAGTTATGCTAATATGCATTAACTAATTTTATAAATGGGTGCACACGGATGAACTCATTTGGAGCAAAATGGATTGCTGCAGATATGATCATGATATCCAGTTGTTCACTTCATTAGCCtcgtatttttttacaaaccattTACAATTGTTCACATCgtaggaaaaaatttattaaatcataTCTTTTTCTTGTCAGCCATGTTGCTAAAACATCGAGTTGGTTGCCATCTAGCGAAGACTGGTGTAAATATGAAGAATTGCCTTATGGTTGGGAAAGGGCAATAGATTCAAAAGCAAGATCATATTACATAAAGTAAGATTCGATATATAAATTACACATTATTattgtcaatatacatatatattttttcctattttatgCAGTCACATAAATAAAACCACAACATATGAGGCACCTGAAAATATACAATGTGATGGCAATTCACCCGAACCAAGAATGGTAACTCTTGAGCGCAGCCCTACCCTAGGCTTCGGTTTCGTTGCTGGCAGTGAAAGACCAGTTATAGTACGTTTCGTTACAGATGGTGGACCCAGTATGAATAAAGTAACGcatattatgttatttttaagaGACATGAATTAAACTATATCTATTTAATTAAGCTTCAACCTGGTGACCAGATTCTCGCAGTAAACGGAGAAGATGTAAAAGAGGCTCCTCGTGATCATGTTATTCAATTGGTACGAGCTTGTGAAAACGAAGTAACAATAATGGTGTGTCAACCAACGCATATCTTTGCACCCGGTCGTAAATCTACACTCCTCTCAGCGGGTAAACGAGCAAAATTACGGACGCGACCTAGTAGGGTTCGCTTTGCTGAAAGTGTTTGCGTAAATGGATCACCGTTATTTCCGGTAAGAAAGCAATAATACTAATGTGTTATTATGTATAGATAAGATTTTccctacatttttttcaaaatttgtttgcattttttctattattaagcAAGTTCTTTCATGCTTGCAAtgagattattattttttttagaaatttataaaacGTTTCTTTTGGATTATTTAACAGGCATCAGCATTTTCATTGGGAGACATTTGTGTGCCGCCGATGGCAAATGTGCTCAAAGTATTCCTTGAAAATGGGCAAACAAAGTCATTCAAATACGATTCCTCTACCAGTGTGCAGGTAATATTTATTGTGATATAACTATAGTAATGTTATACAGAATAATGATAGCATTTGTGAGAAAATTAATCGAAATCGTTTATTGAAAGGATGTGGTACGTTCACTTCTAGACAAGTTGTGTCTTTCTACAGGGGAAATTTTTAGCCTTGTATTGGAGCATGTGAAAAGTTTAAAACGGAATAAGCTCACATTACTGGATCCTGAGGAATCTTTGGCgagagtaattttttttctttctcattaATTCCCTtgtaaagtaatttaattatctTATATAACATTGCAGATCGCTGCGCGGCCAGGTGCTCATAAACTGCGTTGCTTATTTCGTGTGACTTTCGTACCGAAATCCGCTGGCGATTTGGCTCAGAAAGATTTGAATGCTttagattatttatatatgcaatGCTGCAATGATGTGACACAAGAACGTTTTGCACCCGAACTCCAGCCAGAGGTAGCATTAAGACTAGCAGCATTACATATGCATCAACATGCATTGGCCAATAACATTTCACCAAcaaaattaacagttaaagcAGTTGAGTAAGTTATAAATgggaatatttgtatatgtttttaaaataggaacgaatttaaatattgtacttAATTATAGGCGAGAATTTGGTTTAGAAAGATTTGTACCGATATCTTTATTTGAGGGAATGAAACGAAAGGAACTTAGACGATTGATATCACACTTTCTTAAACTAAATGCAGAAATGACTGGTTCATCCGCTAAAGTTTTGACACAGTTACaggtgaaaaataattttacaaccatccttctatcaatttttaatatacatacataaattaaatttaaaattacattaaataaattatctaTATAGTGCAtaacatttatattaatatacatttataaaatatatatttttaggcaaAATTGCACTATTTGGATATTATCTCAACTTTACCCAGCTATGGCGCTAAATGTTTTAGTACAAACCAAAGGGAAGGTGTTGAACGCGTTTTACTTATTAGCCCACGCTATGGCTTGAGTCAAATACCAAGTGTAAGAAATTCGGTGGTAGGTATTTGAGGATCATTTGTTTACTTTAAATTTGCTTCAATATCTTTGGTACTCAAAGTTGTCTATTGCTAAGTCAGTTAAGTCATTCAATAGTCGATACAGTAAAAGGAGGTGCGGTTGGtggcaattttaattattttaatatatatttatattttattattaatatttattagtatacaAAAATACTTAACATGACGTTTCATTATTCTAGTTTTGGTTTAAATGCTATATTCctgatttcatattttaattccaTTGGCAATGTATTATACAATCTAAAACCTATATAAACCATTGTGGCTTAGCACAATACATTTAACGTGAGCGTTTTGGGGATATTGATACAGGAATtagtcgaaaaaaaaattgttatatattgcCACTCTAAACCTTCTTGTATAATTGAAAACGGGCTTGTCAAAccattaaaatgaatttattgcTAGCAATAACTATAGGCAATAAACATGATTTAACAATTtctattttatcttttaattctTCATTGGCcaaaatatcatattttctaaataccatttattatatgtttgtatactttTGCTATGGtatgaatttttgtatttagtacatacatacatatattataaaacgAACTTTAGCAATTATCAgattaatattgtattttacACAGCCTCAACCTATATCAGCTATTGAAGACTTTAGTCATGTCGCCGTCAAACGGGAAGATGACGTGTCTTGCAGTGTAACCATTTATATGCAGGGAGGCAAATCAGTAAAATTTTCAATGGAGGATCGTGATGCATGTGAATTCTCACTAGTTTTATCCGGTTATCATTGCTTATTAACAGGtatgattttcttaaataccagtttattttataaaatatattataaaattaggAAAAATACTTGCTGTGGAACGGGAACGAGATCAACATCATGATGACAATGCACCATCTTATTTAACCCAACACACCGTCATACCAGCTGTTTGGAGTTATTTATTGCCTTTTCACGATCGAACTCACAGCATAACATTCCTATTATTGCCCCCCTATCATTCagagaaaaacaaaactatatcaattgaaagcaaaaatgaaaaaaattatattttaagtgGATCCGAAAAGAATTATATGGATTTGAATTCTTCAAATAAGGCACATAGTAACCACAACCCTAAGATTATACCACTTGTTAACGACGGTTCTACAGGTCTAGATATTCACAGTGTTATGGCTACGGAATTATTGGAGGAAGCAAAGGATTCCGGTATAAGCGACAGTAGCGGTGGTGATCGATCAATCACTATGGAAACAAATGCTTTCATAGAGGCTAAAAATGTTGAAGTACTACGACGTGTTCacgaaatgcaaaaaatggTAGAAAGCTCCGAACAGTATTTAAATGAGCAGGGTGAGATGGTTCCTGAGTCTGATGAGCTTTCGTATGATACTAATATCCAATTTAATAGTACTTTGAATATATGGCCGAATGAATCCATAAATAAGGaacaaaatctaaataaaacaGGCAATTCGCTGGAGTTCGATAGTGACTGCGATAGTATGAATAGCAGTAAAATATCTTCAACGGAGGATACCCCTCAACTAGGGGCTCTTAAGCATAGTGATTCCTTAGTTCTTTTGGCAGAATCTATAAATCAAGATTTAAATGGTATAACACAGAGTTTGAATTCAATTGGAAGGAAACCGTCAGAACTGTCGATTGCCATTTCAAATATTAGTACGACGTGTAGTCCGCGGCCAGATAGGAAATTTAACAACATCGGACAAATACTGACCAATCTTCAAACGAGCGCAGATTTTTCTCAAAGTGAAAGCGATTCTGAATCAGTTAATTCTCCAACGGGCTCCCCTGTAGCTCGCCGACCACTAATTCTATGTTCTAATGACAAAAGAAATAGCCATAAACAGAATTTGGCTTACCGAAGCAGCTTTGGTCTGCATAGTCCCGATGGCAATAACTTTGCTTCAGATAATAAGGACtataatttaaaagaatacTTGAAACAACTTAAAGAAATAAGCAATGTTCATGATGGAAGTCAGGATACCGATGTAGCTGCAAAAAAACTTTCTGAAATTTATGGTTTTGAAATTCATGGTGACACATTTATTGCCACTGATACTGATTTAATTGATTTGCGCTCTATACCACCTCCACGCACTCCTGACGAATTGGACGCAATATCCTTACTGAATGCTGCTCCACAAGGTTTCGGTGATGggtcgaaaaatattttaaatactaacGCTGAAAGTGATCTGGACACATTCCTAGCAAACATAATTGTGGCACCGCCAACACAAAGAACTACTCCAGCAAAAGAACTAACGCCAGAGGAAATAatgtcatttataattcctccACCACCTGATCCagaagataataaaaataattcgaagGAACAAACAGAAAATCTATACAGCAATTCGATTTCAGAAAAATTGCTTCCAAACCGAAATCAATTAAACAAGTTAAGTAGATGTGAAGAGGAGCATGTGATCGAGTACTCCACAGTCGAACGCAAGGGAAAGTTCTCTTGCTGTCCAAAATCTTTAAAAGgtaatgctgaaaatatttctgaatcAGACAAAATCGGTCTTGAGGTGCCACCACGTTTACAATCCATAGACAAACCAACACCTCCAGAGCGACCGCCTAAAAGTCTAGAGTTGATTCAACGTTATTATCCAAAGAGACCACCAGGCACAGCTGCTGGCTTTCAAAACTACAATGAAAAGGctaaaaaacaagaacaaaaagcCCACGAAGAGCGACCACCATTATTACCAccaagaattaaaaatttcaaaagctgTGAGGAAAATTCTTCCACTCCATCGGTGAGTGAAGCCCCACAGAAACCACCTTTGCCGCCAATAACCAACCGTTCCACTCAACGAAATATATCAGTAAATGTGAACGATTTAAGCAGTGAAAATTTTTCACATGTTCCACCATTGATGCCTTCATGCGTTTTCCCGGTATCTCATCCTAACCCCATCTCTAATTACTCCTGCAACATACAACATGAAAAACACCCTATTACTGCTACATCGAATGAGAATcatctattaaaaaattattacccCCAGACTTATATTAAGAACTCAACAATCGATAAATTTCTTCCTATCTCTTCATTCAGTTCTCCCCAAATGtcacaaaaaattgaaagtcCTGGTTCAGTGTCCAAACCTCTAAAATCtgttatttcacaaaaatttgggGAAAGGTATATTATAAAGAATGGGCATGTTATTGACAGCGAAGCACTGTTGACCAAAACCGACATAGCAATGGCAGGACTCTTGGTGAAACTTGATCAGGTAGCCGCCAAGTGTTCAGCAGCGCAACTCGCAGGCGGGGGTTCTAATATTGACGAGGATAAATTTCAGCGTGCTCGGAATGAACTGACTGAACAAACATTGATGCTAGTGACTGCGTCTAAATTTTTAGTAGTAGCAATGTCGGATATGACTTTATCGACTCTGCCAGAGCATCTCACTTCCTGTCTCACAGCGATTCGGCGTATTACTGAACTCACACAAGATATGACTCTCCATACATCGTCACCATTACAAACTCGAAATATTGTGCTTAAAGTTCATGATGTGGGATCCAGTTTCAGGGAATTAGTAGGGGTGCAAATCGGTCCATTAGGGGCTGGACAACTTGCGCTACAAGCTGAATGTTTAGCCAATGTCTTAGCAACTTTACTTCGAAGTTTACGGGTATTCTCGCCATGAACATAGGCATACATATTTCGAGAAtgtttttgtaatgtaaatatgctacttttttgtgaaataatttatgcatacatatgtatatgaaatatttagacTCAATGTAACCAAATATTATATCGCAGTTCatgataatatacatattgCTAAATACAATTAATTTACTAAGAGAGTCAAATTCCTTTTCACAAGCAATGTCTTTCAGAAATAAGTAATACATTGTGATCTAATGAActaattttcatatacatacatacatatataataatacatacgGTATAAGCATGTATCAATTTACAAAAGTtgcaagtattaaaaaaattcgtataacttatacatatctataatatttatattaccgGATTTACTAAATTCAAAGGATATCTGCATACATGTCcactatattt comes from the Bactrocera neohumeralis isolate Rockhampton chromosome 2, APGP_CSIRO_Bneo_wtdbg2-racon-allhic-juicebox.fasta_v2, whole genome shotgun sequence genome and includes:
- the LOC126751725 gene encoding uncharacterized protein LOC126751725 isoform X1, which gives rise to MMLLPSGRSNSDRTTSPQLAVKSTNKLENVQTAASIISKNNGPVSTVGTNSLSPGNQSENGICCIAHSFLTSKFPALIGTTTEDYAVLSNKESWKEIGQQLQALQETLKDEWTVHMGKEGRLYYCNHVAKTSSWLPSSEDWCKYEELPYGWERAIDSKARSYYINHINKTTTYEAPENIQCDGNSPEPRMVTLERSPTLGFGFVAGSERPVIVRFVTDGGPSMNKLQPGDQILAVNGEDVKEAPRDHVIQLVRACENEVTIMVCQPTHIFAPGRKSTLLSAGKRAKLRTRPSRVRFAESVCVNGSPLFPASAFSLGDICVPPMANVLKVFLENGQTKSFKYDSSTSVQDVVRSLLDKLCLSTGEIFSLVLEHVKSLKRNKLTLLDPEESLARIAARPGAHKLRCLFRVTFVPKSAGDLAQKDLNALDYLYMQCCNDVTQERFAPELQPEVALRLAALHMHQHALANNISPTKLTVKAVEREFGLERFVPISLFEGMKRKELRRLISHFLKLNAEMTGSSAKVLTQLQAKLHYLDIISTLPSYGAKCFSTNQREGVERVLLISPRYGLSQIPSVRNSVPQPISAIEDFSHVAVKREDDVSCSVTIYMQGGKSVKFSMEDRDACEFSLVLSGYHCLLTGKILAVERERDQHHDDNAPSYLTQHTVIPAVWSYLLPFHDRTHSITFLLLPPYHSEKNKTISIESKNEKNYILSGSEKNYMDLNSSNKAHSNHNPKIIPLVNDGSTGLDIHSVMATELLEEAKDSGISDSSGGDRSITMETNAFIEAKNVEVLRRVHEMQKMVESSEQYLNEQGEMVPESDELSYDTNIQFNSTLNIWPNESINKEQNLNKTGNSLEFDSDCDSMNSSKISSTEDTPQLGALKHSDSLVLLAESINQDLNGITQSLNSIGRKPSELSIAISNISTTCSPRPDRKFNNIGQILTNLQTSADFSQSESDSESVNSPTGSPVARRPLILCSNDKRNSHKQNLAYRSSFGLHSPDGNNFASDNKDYNLKEYLKQLKEISNVHDGSQDTDVAAKKLSEIYGFEIHGDTFIATDTDLIDLRSIPPPRTPDELDAISLLNAAPQGFGDGSKNILNTNAESDLDTFLANIIVAPPTQRTTPAKELTPEEIMSFIIPPPPDPEDNKNNSKEQTENLYSNSISEKLLPNRNQLNKLSRCEEEHVIEYSTVERKGKFSCCPKSLKGNAENISESDKIGLEVPPRLQSIDKPTPPERPPKSLELIQRYYPKRPPGTAAGFQNYNEKAKKQEQKAHEERPPLLPPRIKNFKSCEENSSTPSVSEAPQKPPLPPITNRSTQRNISVNVNDLSSENFSHVPPLMPSCVFPVSHPNPISNYSCNIQHEKHPITATSNENHLLKNYYPQTYIKNSTIDKFLPISSFSSPQMSQKIESPGSVSKPLKSVISQKFGERYIIKNGHVIDSEALLTKTDIAMAGLLVKLDQVAAKCSAAQLAGGGSNIDEDKFQRARNELTEQTLMLVTASKFLVVAMSDMTLSTLPEHLTSCLTAIRRITELTQDMTLHTSSPLQTRNIVLKVHDVGSSFRELVGVQIGPLGAGQLALQAECLANVLATLLRSLRVFSP
- the LOC126751725 gene encoding uncharacterized protein LOC126751725 isoform X3; this translates as MMLLPSGRSNSDRTTSPQLAVKSTNKLENVQTAASIISKNNGPVSTVGTNSLSPGNQSENGICCIAHSFLTSKFPALIGTTTEDYAVLSNKESWKEIGQQLQALQETLKDEWTVHMGKEGRLYYCNHVAKTSSWLPSSEDWCKYEELPYGWERAIDSKARSYYINHINKTTTYEAPENIQCDGNSPEPRMVTLERSPTLGFGFVAGSERPVIVRFVTDGGPSMNKLQPGDQILAVNGEDVKEAPRDHVIQLVRACENEVTIMVCQPTHIFAPGRKSTLLSAGKRAKLRTRPSRVRFAESVCVNGSPLFPASAFSLGDICVPPMANVLKVFLENGQTKSFKYDSSTSVQDVVRSLLDKLCLSTGEIFSLVLEHVKSLKRNKLTLLDPEESLARIAARPGAHKLRCLFRVTFVPKSAGDLAQKDLNALDYLYMQCCNDVTQERFAPELQPEVALRLAALHMHQHALANNISPTKLTVKAVEREFGLERFVPISLFEGMKRKELRRLISHFLKLNAEMTGSSAKVLTQLQAKLHYLDIISTLPSYGAKCFSTNQREGVERVLLISPRYGLSQIPSVRNSVPQPISAIEDFSHVAVKREDDVSCSVTIYMQGGKSVKFSMEDRDACEFSLVLSGYHCLLTGKILAVERERDQHHDDNAPSYLTQHTVIPAVWSYLLPFHDRTHSITFLLLPPYHSEKNKTISIESKNEKNYILSGSEKNYMDLNSSNKAHSNHNPKIIPLVNDGSTGLDIHSVMATELLEEAKDSGISDSSGGDRSITMETNAFIEAKNVEVLRRVHEMQKMVESSEQYLNEQGEMVPESDELSYDTNIQFNSTLNIWPNESINKEQNLNKTGNSLEFDSDCDSMNSSKISSTEDTPQLGALKHSDSLVLLAESINQDLNGITQSLNSIGRKPSELSIAISNISTTCSPRPDRKFNNIGQILTNLQTSADFSQSESDSESVNSPTGSPVARRPLILCSNDKRNSHKQNLAYRSSFGLHSPDGNNFASDNKDYNLKEYLKQLKEISNVHDGSQDTDVAAKKLSEIYGFEIHGDTFIATDTDLIDLRSIPPPRTPDELDAISLLNAAPQGFGDGSKNILNTNAESDLDTFLANIIVAPPTQRTTPAKELTPEEIMSFIIPPPPDPEDNKNNSKEQTENLYSNSISEKLLPNRNQLNKLSRCEEEHVIEYSTVERKGKFSCCPKSLKDKPTPPERPPKSLELIQRYYPKRPPGTAAGFQNYNEKAKKQEQKAHEERPPLLPPRIKNFKSCEENSSTPSVSEAPQKPPLPPITNRSTQRNISVNVNDLSSENFSHVPPLMPSCVFPVSHPNPISNYSCNIQHEKHPITATSNENHLLKNYYPQTYIKNSTIDKFLPISSFSSPQMSQKIESPGSVSKPLKSVISQKFGERYIIKNGHVIDSEALLTKTDIAMAGLLVKLDQVAAKCSAAQLAGGGSNIDEDKFQRARNELTEQTLMLVTASKFLVVAMSDMTLSTLPEHLTSCLTAIRRITELTQDMTLHTSSPLQTRNIVLKVHDVGSSFRELVGVQIGPLGAGQLALQAECLANVLATLLRSLRVFSP
- the LOC126751725 gene encoding uncharacterized protein LOC126751725 isoform X2; the encoded protein is MMLLPSGRSNSDRTTSPQLAVKSTNKLENVQTAASIISKNNGPVSTVGTNSLSPALIGTTTEDYAVLSNKESWKEIGQQLQALQETLKDEWTVHMGKEGRLYYCNHVAKTSSWLPSSEDWCKYEELPYGWERAIDSKARSYYINHINKTTTYEAPENIQCDGNSPEPRMVTLERSPTLGFGFVAGSERPVIVRFVTDGGPSMNKLQPGDQILAVNGEDVKEAPRDHVIQLVRACENEVTIMVCQPTHIFAPGRKSTLLSAGKRAKLRTRPSRVRFAESVCVNGSPLFPASAFSLGDICVPPMANVLKVFLENGQTKSFKYDSSTSVQDVVRSLLDKLCLSTGEIFSLVLEHVKSLKRNKLTLLDPEESLARIAARPGAHKLRCLFRVTFVPKSAGDLAQKDLNALDYLYMQCCNDVTQERFAPELQPEVALRLAALHMHQHALANNISPTKLTVKAVEREFGLERFVPISLFEGMKRKELRRLISHFLKLNAEMTGSSAKVLTQLQAKLHYLDIISTLPSYGAKCFSTNQREGVERVLLISPRYGLSQIPSVRNSVPQPISAIEDFSHVAVKREDDVSCSVTIYMQGGKSVKFSMEDRDACEFSLVLSGYHCLLTGKILAVERERDQHHDDNAPSYLTQHTVIPAVWSYLLPFHDRTHSITFLLLPPYHSEKNKTISIESKNEKNYILSGSEKNYMDLNSSNKAHSNHNPKIIPLVNDGSTGLDIHSVMATELLEEAKDSGISDSSGGDRSITMETNAFIEAKNVEVLRRVHEMQKMVESSEQYLNEQGEMVPESDELSYDTNIQFNSTLNIWPNESINKEQNLNKTGNSLEFDSDCDSMNSSKISSTEDTPQLGALKHSDSLVLLAESINQDLNGITQSLNSIGRKPSELSIAISNISTTCSPRPDRKFNNIGQILTNLQTSADFSQSESDSESVNSPTGSPVARRPLILCSNDKRNSHKQNLAYRSSFGLHSPDGNNFASDNKDYNLKEYLKQLKEISNVHDGSQDTDVAAKKLSEIYGFEIHGDTFIATDTDLIDLRSIPPPRTPDELDAISLLNAAPQGFGDGSKNILNTNAESDLDTFLANIIVAPPTQRTTPAKELTPEEIMSFIIPPPPDPEDNKNNSKEQTENLYSNSISEKLLPNRNQLNKLSRCEEEHVIEYSTVERKGKFSCCPKSLKGNAENISESDKIGLEVPPRLQSIDKPTPPERPPKSLELIQRYYPKRPPGTAAGFQNYNEKAKKQEQKAHEERPPLLPPRIKNFKSCEENSSTPSVSEAPQKPPLPPITNRSTQRNISVNVNDLSSENFSHVPPLMPSCVFPVSHPNPISNYSCNIQHEKHPITATSNENHLLKNYYPQTYIKNSTIDKFLPISSFSSPQMSQKIESPGSVSKPLKSVISQKFGERYIIKNGHVIDSEALLTKTDIAMAGLLVKLDQVAAKCSAAQLAGGGSNIDEDKFQRARNELTEQTLMLVTASKFLVVAMSDMTLSTLPEHLTSCLTAIRRITELTQDMTLHTSSPLQTRNIVLKVHDVGSSFRELVGVQIGPLGAGQLALQAECLANVLATLLRSLRVFSP
- the LOC126751725 gene encoding uncharacterized protein LOC126751725 isoform X4: MVTLERSPTLGFGFVAGSERPVIVRFVTDGGPSMNKLQPGDQILAVNGEDVKEAPRDHVIQLVRACENEVTIMVCQPTHIFAPGRKSTLLSAGKRAKLRTRPSRVRFAESVCVNGSPLFPASAFSLGDICVPPMANVLKVFLENGQTKSFKYDSSTSVQDVVRSLLDKLCLSTGEIFSLVLEHVKSLKRNKLTLLDPEESLARIAARPGAHKLRCLFRVTFVPKSAGDLAQKDLNALDYLYMQCCNDVTQERFAPELQPEVALRLAALHMHQHALANNISPTKLTVKAVEREFGLERFVPISLFEGMKRKELRRLISHFLKLNAEMTGSSAKVLTQLQAKLHYLDIISTLPSYGAKCFSTNQREGVERVLLISPRYGLSQIPSVRNSVPQPISAIEDFSHVAVKREDDVSCSVTIYMQGGKSVKFSMEDRDACEFSLVLSGYHCLLTGKILAVERERDQHHDDNAPSYLTQHTVIPAVWSYLLPFHDRTHSITFLLLPPYHSEKNKTISIESKNEKNYILSGSEKNYMDLNSSNKAHSNHNPKIIPLVNDGSTGLDIHSVMATELLEEAKDSGISDSSGGDRSITMETNAFIEAKNVEVLRRVHEMQKMVESSEQYLNEQGEMVPESDELSYDTNIQFNSTLNIWPNESINKEQNLNKTGNSLEFDSDCDSMNSSKISSTEDTPQLGALKHSDSLVLLAESINQDLNGITQSLNSIGRKPSELSIAISNISTTCSPRPDRKFNNIGQILTNLQTSADFSQSESDSESVNSPTGSPVARRPLILCSNDKRNSHKQNLAYRSSFGLHSPDGNNFASDNKDYNLKEYLKQLKEISNVHDGSQDTDVAAKKLSEIYGFEIHGDTFIATDTDLIDLRSIPPPRTPDELDAISLLNAAPQGFGDGSKNILNTNAESDLDTFLANIIVAPPTQRTTPAKELTPEEIMSFIIPPPPDPEDNKNNSKEQTENLYSNSISEKLLPNRNQLNKLSRCEEEHVIEYSTVERKGKFSCCPKSLKGNAENISESDKIGLEVPPRLQSIDKPTPPERPPKSLELIQRYYPKRPPGTAAGFQNYNEKAKKQEQKAHEERPPLLPPRIKNFKSCEENSSTPSVSEAPQKPPLPPITNRSTQRNISVNVNDLSSENFSHVPPLMPSCVFPVSHPNPISNYSCNIQHEKHPITATSNENHLLKNYYPQTYIKNSTIDKFLPISSFSSPQMSQKIESPGSVSKPLKSVISQKFGERYIIKNGHVIDSEALLTKTDIAMAGLLVKLDQVAAKCSAAQLAGGGSNIDEDKFQRARNELTEQTLMLVTASKFLVVAMSDMTLSTLPEHLTSCLTAIRRITELTQDMTLHTSSPLQTRNIVLKVHDVGSSFRELVGVQIGPLGAGQLALQAECLANVLATLLRSLRVFSP